ggtgtgtgtggtgtgtgcctgtctgtgtctctgtctctgtccctgtctctgtctctgtccctgtccctgtccctgtctctgtccctgtctctgtccgtgtctctgtccGTGTCCCTGTCCCGTGTCCCTGTCcgtgtcctgtccctgtccctgtccctgtctgtgtccctgtctctgtccctgtgtctctctgtctgtgtctctgtctgtgtccctgtctctgtccctgtctctgtccctgtccgtgtccctgtctctgtcccgtgtccctgtctaatctctgtccctgtctgtgtccctgtctgtgtccctgtctctgtctctgtctgtgtctctgtctgtgtccctgtgtgtgtccctgtccctgtccctgtctgtgtccctgtctgtgtccctgtctgtgtgtgtccctgtctgtgtgtgtccctgtgtgtgtgtgtggtgtgtgtgtgctgtgtgtgtctgtctgtccctgtttgtgtctgtcgtgtgtgtgtgtgtgagtatgtgctgtgtccctgtgtgtgtctgtctgtccctgtgttgtgtgtgtgtgtgtgtgtgtgtgggtgtgcgtggggtgctgtgtccatgtgtgtgtcagtcggtgtgtatgtgtgtgtggtgtgtgtgtgtgtggtgtgtgtccctgtttgtgctggtctgtgtgtgtgtgtgtgtgtgtgtgtgtgtgtgtgtgtatatatactcacTCTGTACTATCGAGTggtaagcagcagcagcaggggagTCTGGGACTTCAGTCAGGAATGACTTCCTTCATCACAACTCTtacctgacagacagagagagagacagcagagagagaagagagagagagagagagagagagagagagagagagacagacagagagagagaagagagagagaaagacagagagagaagagagagagagaagagagagaagagagagaagagagaagaagacagaagagagagaaagagagagacagagagagagagagaagaagagaggaaagagagagaaagagagagagagaaagagagagaaagagagagaaagagagagaaagacagagagagagagaaagagagaaagagagagagagagaagagagagagagaagagagaagaaagagagagaaagagagagagaaagagagagaaagagagagagagagagagagagaaagagagaaagagagatagagcatagagagagagaaaagagagagagaaaagagagagaagagagagataggcaagagaagagagaaagagaagagagaaaagagagagagaaaaagatagaagagagagagaaagaagagagagagaaagagagagagacagagagagagagggagagagagagatagagggagaatagagagagataaagaaagagaaagagagagacagagagagacagagagagagagaggagagagagagaaagagagagagagagagagaagagaaggagagagagaaagagagagagagagaaagagagagagagagagagagagagagaagagagagaagagagaaagagacagagagagaagagagagacagagagagagagagagaaagagaaagagagagagagagagagagagagagagagagagagaagagagaagagagaaagagagagagaaagaaagagagagagaagagagagaaagagagagagagagagagagagagagaaagagagaagagagacagagagagagagagagagagaaggagaagagagagagagacagagagagaagagagacagagagagaaagagagagagagagaaagagagagagagacagagaaagagacagagagagagaagagagaaagagacagagaagagaaagagagagagaaagagagagagacagagagagagagaaagagagagagagagagagacagagacaaagagagacagagagagagaaagagaggagagagagagagacagagagagagagagagagagagagagaaagagagagagagagagaagagagagagagacagagagaggagacagagagagagagacagagagagagagagagagaaagagagagaagagagagagaaatagagagagaaagtagagagaaagagagagagagagagagagagagaagagtaagagagaacaacagagacacagagagaggtagaggggagagacagagaaggagaaagagagagagaggggtagaagaacaggagggagaggaaggagatagATAACTGACTTACTGCTGTggtgtggatctatagacctgacttactgcatagctgtggatctatagacctgacttactgcatagctgtggatctatagacctgacttactgcatagctgtggatctatagacctgacttactgcatagctgtgggtctatagacctgacttactgcatagctgtggatctatagacctgacttactgcatagctgtggatctatagacctggcttactgcatagctgtggatctatagacctgacttactgcatagctgtggatctatagacctgacttactgcatagctgtggatctatagacctgacttactgcatagctgtggatctatagacctgacttcctgtatagctgtggatctatagacctgacttactgtatagctgtggatctatagacctgacttactgtatagctgtggatctatagacctgacttactgcatagctgtggatctatagacctggcTTACTGCAtggctgtggatctatagacctgacttactgcatggCTGTgggtctatagacctgacttactgcatagctgtggatctatagacctggcttactgtatagctgtggatctatagacctgacttactgcatagctgtggatctatagacctggcttactgcatagctgtggatctatagacctggcttactgcatagctgtggatctatagacctgacttactgcatagctgtggatctatagacctgacttactgcatagctgtggatctatagacctgacttactgcatagctgtggatctatagacctgacttactgcatagctgtggtgTGGATATATAGACCTGACTTAATGcgtagctgtggatctatagacctgacttactgcatagctgtgggtctatagacctgacttactgcatagctgtggatctatagacctgacttactgcatagctgtgggtctatagacctgacttactgcatagctgtggatctatagacctgacttactgcatagctgtgggtcTATAGACCTGACTGCATAgctggatctatagacctgacttactgagctgtggatctatagacctgacttactgcatagctgtggatctatagacctgacttactgcatagctggtttggatctatagacctgacttactgcatggCTGTGGtttggatctatagacctgacttactgcatagctgtggttTGGATCTATAGGCCTGACTTACTGCATGGTTGTGGtttggatctatagacctgacttactgtatAGCTGtggtctatagacctgacttactgcatagctgtggatctatagacctggcttactgcatagctgtggttTAGACCTggcttactgcatagctgtggatctatagacctgacttactgcatagctgtgtggatctatagacctgacttactgcatagctgtggatctatagacctgacttactgcatagctgtggatctatagacctgacttactgcatagctgtggatctatagacctgacttactgcatagctgtggtctatagacctgacttactctagctgtggatctatagacctgacttactgcatagctgctgtgggtctatagacctgacttactgcatagctgtggatctatagacctgacttactgcatagctgtgggtctatagacctgacttactgcatagctgtggatctatagacctgacttactgcatagctgtgggtctatagaccctgacttactgcatagctgtggatctatagacctgacttactgcatagctgtggatctatagacctgacttactgcatagctgtgggtctatagacctgacttactgcatagctgtggttTGGTGTGACTTATGCATGGCTAGtttggatctatagacctgacttacttaGCTGATCTATAGACTTTACTGTGCTGTGGTgtagacctgacttactgtatagctgtgggtctatagacctgacttactgcatagctgtggatctatagacctgacttactgcatagctgtggatctatagagaCTTACTGCCTGATCTATAGACCTGTATACTGCACAGCTGTggtgtggatctatagacctgacttactgcatagctgtggtgtggatctatagacctgacttactgcatagctgtgggtctatagacctgacttactgcatagagctgtggatctatagatcTGACTAACTGCATGGCTAtggtctatagacctgacttactgcatagctgtggtgtgtatctatagacctgacttactgcatagctgtggatctatagacctgacttactgcatagctgtggatctatagacctgacttactgcatagctgtggatctatagacctgacttggCTGTGGGTCtgctgacttactgcatagctgtggatctatagacctggcTTACTGTATAGCTGTGGTGTgggtctatagacctgacttactgcatagctgtggatctatagaccagACTTACTgtatagctgtggatctatagacctgacttactgtatagctgtggatctatagacctgactaactgcatagctgtggatctatagacctgacttactgcatagctgacctggctgtatagacctgacttactgcatagctgtgggtctatagacctgacttactgcatagctgtggatctatagaccagacttactgcatagctgtggatctatagacctgacttactgtatAGCTGTGGTTTgggtctatagacctgacttactgcatagctgtggatctatagacctgacttactgcatagctgtggatctatagacctgacttactgcatagctgtggatctatagacctgacttactgcatatctgtggatctatagacctgacttactgctatggctgtggatctatagacctgacttactgcatagctgtggtgtgggtctatagacctgacttactgcatagccgtggatctatagaccagacttactgcatagctgtggatcatagacctgacttactgcatagctgtggatctatagacctgacctgcagtagctgtggatctatagacctgacttactgcatagctgtggatctatagacctgacttactgcatagctgtggatctatagacctgacttactgcatagctgtggtcCAGTATAGACCTGGCTCTGCATGGCTGTGGATCTATACACCTGACTGTACTGCAGTATCTATGGTGGGGTCTAGACCTATCTTACTGCATGGCTGTGGATCCAGACCTGACTTTCCTGTGGCAGGGTCTATGGGACCTGACTTACTGCTGTGGTGGGTCCAGTAGGACTGGTACTAACACAGCTGTGGATCTGTAGTCCTGATCTTACTGggtagctgtggatctatagacctgtcCAGTACTGCATCCTGGGGTCCAGTACCTATCCTGGGGTCCAGTAGGACTGGTACTAACACAGCTATCTGTAGTCCAGTATCTATCCTGGGGTCCAGTATCTACCCTGGGGTCCAGTACCTATCCTGGGGTCCAGTATCTATCCTGGGGTCCAGTATCTATCCTGGGGTCCAGTATCTATCCTAACACAGCTATCTGCAGTCCAGTACCTATCCTGGGGTCCAGCATGGGGGTCCAGCATCTGTAGTCCAGTCATCCTGGGGTCCAGTACCTATCCTGGGGTCCAGTATCTATCCTGGGGTGGGGTCCAGTAGGACTGGTACTAACACAGCTATCTGTAGTCCAGTACCTATCCTGGGGTCCAGTACCTATCCTGGGGTCCAGTACCTATCCTGGGGTCCAGTATCTATCCTGGGGTCCAGTATCTATCCTGGGTCCAGTATCTATCCCTGTGGTCCAGTCATCCGGGGTCCAGTATCTATCCTGGGTTCCAGTGGGACCTAACACAGGGTCCAGTATCTATCCTGGGGTCCAGTACCTATCCTGGGGTCCAGTACCTATCCTGGGGTCCAGTCCTATCCTGgggtccaggaggactggtactAAGACAGCTATCTGTAGTCCAGTACCTATCCTGGGGTCCAGTCCTATCCTGGGGTCAGTACCTATCCTGGGGTCAGTATCTATCCTGGGGTCCAGTCCATCCTGGGGTCCAGTAGGACTGGGGAACACAGCTATCTGTAGTTCCAGTACCTATCCTGGGGTCCAGAGGGACTATCCTAGCAGGGGTTCATCTCTTCCAGAGCTCCTCCCGTGGTGGGGGGTCCAGACCTATCCTGGGGTCAGGGAGGGGTAGAGACACAGCTATCTGTAGGGAGTACCTATCCtgggtccagagagggagaggaggagggtccaGACCtatcctggggagagagagagaggggagagtaatTAGATGGGGAGAGGACGAGGGATAGACATGAGAGGATCTGGAGTCCAGACGAGATGGGGGAccagtgggaggggaggggagcagaGAAGGAGATCTCTTCAGGGAGATGGGGGAGCTCCTCCCGtggtagagagggaagaggggagagaggttcttgagagagggggagaggaggagagagggagagagagatggggagagagggagagagagagatgggggagagagagagagagagggttacacATCATGCAAATGAAATGTGTCTGTCTTTATGAGAGAAAATTATACATTgtccacatatacacacacatatatatataaataaataaaactctCACCTTGCATTTGGGACAGACAAACCCACTCATGTTCTCCACCACTCCTATGATGGGTAGCTGGACCTTCTGACAGAACCTGATCTCCTTCCTGACATCCTGAAGAGATACCTcctgagaaggggagggaggggggagagagagggggagggaggagtgaggagagagggagggaggagggggagagagagtgagggaggagggggagagagaggagggaggagggtgagagatgtTGGTAATACAGACtaagtcagggagaggttgaacatgtcagtgaagacaattGCCAGTCAGCTGCGGAGTGCGTGatcacagtcatctggaacagctgatgctctcatgcaagtttcagtgttactttcctccaatcgagcatagaagtgatttagctcgtcctggtaggctcgtgtcactgggcagctcgtggctggggcTTCCctcttgtagtctgtaatggtttgcaagccctgtgtGCCTGgcctactacaggccctgtgtgtggcctactactactactacagggcCCTGTGTggggcctactactactacaggcctgtgtggcctactactactacaggccctgtgtgtggcctacttcACCAGGCCTGTGTGGCAGCCCTGCTATGCACACAGGCCCtgacctactactactacaggccctgtgtgtggcctactaccactacaggccctgtgtggcctactaccactactaaagtccctgtgtggcctaccactactacaagccctgtgtgtgggcctactactactacaagccCTGTgtgtcctactactactacaggccctgtgtaggtcctactacaggccctgtgttgCTACTACAGGCTGTGTGgcagcctactactactacaggccctgtgtgtggcctactcaCCACTACAGGTCCTaatgtgtggcctactactaccaggtcctgtgtgtggcctactactactctcacaggtcctgtgtgtggcctactactactactacaagccctgtgtgtggcctactactacaaGTCCTGTGTGCCCACCACTACCACAGGtcctatctactactactacacaggtcctgtgtgtggcctactactactactacaacagggTCCTGTGtgggcctactactactactacaggccccagtgtgtggcctactactactactacaggcctatgtgtggcctactactactactacaggccctgtgtggcCCTACTACTACTAaaagccctgtgtgtggccttactactactacaggccctgtgtgtggcctacaaGCCCTGTgcgtggcctactactactacaggccctgtgtgtggcctactaccaggccctgtgtgtggccctactactacaggccctgtgtgtggctcactactactacaggccctgtgtggcctactactactacaggccctgtgtggcctactaccagctacaggccctgtgtgtggctaCTTCTACAAGCCCTGTGTGTGGCTCATTGacactacaggccctgtgtgtggcctactactactacaggccctgtgtgtggctctctactactacaggccctgttgtggcctactactactactactacaggccctgtgtgtggcctactactactacaagccctgtgtgtggcctactactactacaggccctgtgtgtggcctactactactactacaagccctgtgtgtggcctactactactactacaggccctgtgtgtggcctactactacaggccctgtgtgtggctactactactactacaggcctgtgtgtggctactactactactactacaggccctgtgtgtggcctactactactactacaggccctgtgtgtggcctactactactactacaggcctgtgtgtggcctactacacCTGTGTGTGgtctactactacaggccctgtgtgtggcccactacaggccctgtgtgtggcctactactactacaggccctgtgtgtggctactactactactacaggccctgtgtgtggccctacgcacactactactactacaggccctgtgtgtggcctactactactactactacaggccctgtgtgtggctactactactactacaggccctgtgtgtggcctactactactactacaggccctgtgtgtggccactactactactacaggccctgtgtgtggcctactactacaggccctgtgtgtggcctactactactactacaggccctgtgtgtggcctactactactactacaggccctgtgtgtggcctactactactacaggccctgtgtggcctactactactactacaggccctgtgtgtgtggcctactactactactacaggccctgtgtgtggcctactactactactataggccctgtgtggcctactactactataggccctgtgtgtggcctactactactacaggccctgtatgtggcctactactacaggccctgtgtgtggcctactactactactacactactactactactacaggccctgtgtgtggccaaaccattacactactacaggccctgtgtgtggcctacaaATAGCAGGCCCTTGGcctactactactgccctgtgTGTGgacactactacaggccctgtgtgtggcctactactactactacaggtccggctgtaatactactactacaggccctgtgtgtggcctactactactactacaggccctgtgtgtggctactacacaggccctgtgtgtggcctactactactcaCACTActtacaggccctgtgtgtggcctccattactactcacactactacactacttcaAACCATTACAGCAAATGGGAAGCACAGcccgagctgcccagtgacacaagctcATTTACTACTCACAGCTCATGGGGTTGTGCTTTGTaaagccctgtgtgtggcctgATTACTACTCACAGCTCAAGCcctgtgtggcctactactactcaGCAGCTcaagccctgtgtgtggcctactactactcaCAGCTCcaagccctgtgtgtggcctatcACTACTCACAGCTCAACTCACAGCTCACAGCTCAAGCCCTGTGTGGCCACTCACAGCTCAAGCCCTGTGTGTGTGGccattacagactacaacaggAAGCACAGCCCAAGCCcagtgtgtggcctactactactcaGCTCAAGCCCTGTGTGGAGCAGGTTagacagcttcaagttccttgcccTGTCCACATGggccaacaaactaacatggtccaaaacaGCTCAAGCCCTGTgtggcttgcaaaccattacagactacccGGACAGCACAGTTAAaccagctgcccagtgacactggttactaccacccagacagtcctggttaaaccacccagacagtcTGAGATTCAACCACCCTTGACAGCTCCTGGTTCAACCAACAAACAACATGGTCCAAAACACACCCAGACAGTCCTGGGAACCACATTACCAAGTCCTGGTtcaaccacccagacagtcctggttaaaaccacccagacagtcctggttcaccacccagacagtcctggttCAACCACCCCCAGACAGTCCTGGTtcaaccacccagacagtcctggttaaaccacccagacagtcctggttaaaccacccagacagtcctggttaaaccacccagacagtcctggttcaaaccacccagacagtcctggaAACCACCAGACAGTCCTGGTCTaaccacccagacagtcctggttCAACCACCCAGTGACAGTCCTGGTTAAACCACCCAGTCAGTCCTGGTTAAACCAccccagacagtcctggttaaaaccaccagacagtcctggttaaaccacccagacagtcctggttaaaAACCACCTGTACAGTCCTGGTTAAACCACCCAGTCAGTCCTGGTTAAACCAGTCATAGCAACCCATCTacccagacagtcctggttaaacgacccagacagtcctggttaaacGACCCAGTCAGTATtggttaaaccacccagacagtcctggttaaaccacccagacagtcctggttaaacgacccagacagtcctggtaaaccacccagacagtcctggttaaaccacccagacagtcctggttaaacGACCCAGTCAGTCCTGGTTAAACGACCCAGTCATAGCAACCCATCTacccagacagtcctggttaaacgacccagacagtcctggttaaacGACCCAGTCAGTATtggttaaaccacccagacagtcctggttaaaccacccagacagtcctggttaaaccacccagacagtcctggttaaaccacccagacagtcctggttaaaccacccagacagtcctggtaaaccacccagacagtcctggttaaaccACCCAGTCAGTCCTGGTTAAACGACCCAGTCATAGCAACCCATCTacccagacagtcctggttaaacgacccagacagtcctggttaaacGACCCAGTCAGTATtggttaaaccacccagacagtcctggttaaaccacccagacagtcctggttaaacgacccagacagtcctggtaaaccacccagacagtcctggttaaaccacccagacagtcctggttaaaccacccagacagtcctggttaaaccacccagacagtcctggttaaaccacccagacagtcctggttaaaccacccagacagtcctggttaaaccacccagacagtcctggttaaaccacccagacagtcctggataaaccacccagacagtcctggaTAAACCACCCAGTCAGTCctggttaaaccacccagacagtcctggttaaaccacccagacagtcctggttaaaccacccagacagtcctggtaaaccacccagacagtcctggttaaaccacccagacagtcctggttaaaccacccagacagccAGTCATTTATGATGTGACCACCAGGCCATAATCGAGAGCAAAGGTCAAAACAACATCCGTTATATATATAAACTACCTGGTTGCCGCGGTTACAACAGAAACATGCTGTAGCTACCCGGTCGCCGTGGCGACATGCCGTAGCGAGGCGGTTAACAACAGAAGCATGCTGTAGCTACCCGGTTGCCGTGGCGACGTGCCGTAGTGACGTGGTTAACAACAGAAACATGCTGTAGCTACCTGGTTGCCGTAGTGACGTGCCTTAGCGACATGGTAACAGAAACATGCTGTAGCTACCCGGTTGCCGTAGTGACGTGCCTTAGCGACGTAGTAACAACAGAAACATGCTGTAGCTACCCGGTTGCCGTAGCGACGTGCCTTAGCTACCTAGTTGTTCTCTCTAGTGAGCCGTAGTCGCCGTAGTTACCTGCGGGGTGGTGATGATGACGGCGCCGTCGATGTGGGCGGAGCTAAGGTACTGGACGATAGACAGGTGTTCGTCAGAGGTGCCGGGGGGCGTGTCCACGATGAGGTAATCCAATTCCCCCCAATCGACATCTCGCAGGAACTGTTTGATCATCCCTGACAGGAAGTGCAGCACCACCACAGCCAATCAGATCACAGCCTCACAGACAATTAACCAATTAAAGTCAAcatctcatcatcatcattcacacttgatttattttattttttatataataATGACCCAGTCAtagcaacccacacacacacagtaacccatCTAACCaaacagtccacacacacacacacacacacagtaacccatCTAACCaaacagtccacacacacacacacacacacagtaacccatCTAACCaaacagtccacacacacacacacacacagtaacccatCTAACCaaacagtccacacacacacacacacacagtaacccatCTAACCaaacagtccacacacacacacacacacacacagtaacccatCTAACCaaacagtccacacacacacacacacacacacagtaacccatCTAACCAAACAGTCCTGTGATAATGTTCATCTTTATATATCCAGGAAGGTCAGACACTGTCAAGTGtcagctaaacacacacacacacacacaaaggtaccGTTCTTCTTGGGTCCTCTCCAGATAACAGCATCATCAGGACTGCTGAGTAGGAAGCCAATAGACATGACCGCCAGGTTGTCCTCTacatactggaacacacacacacacacacacacacacacacacacacacacacacacaggttatcctctatatactggaacacacacacacacacacacacacacacaggttatcctctacatactggaacacacacacacacacacacacacacacacacacacacacacacacac
Above is a genomic segment from Oncorhynchus nerka isolate Pitt River unplaced genomic scaffold, Oner_Uvic_2.0 unplaced_scaffold_3301, whole genome shotgun sequence containing:
- the LOC135566801 gene encoding cytosolic Fe-S cluster assembly factor NUBP1-like, translated to MSIGFLLSSPDDAVIWRGPKKNGMIKQFLRDVDWGELDYLIVDTPPGTSDEHLSIVQYLSSAHIDGAVIITTPQEVSLQDVRKEIRFCQKVQLPIIGVVENMSGFVCPKCKVRVLFIYIYMCVYMWTMYNFLS